From the genome of Methylocystis echinoides:
CGTCAGCGCAACAAGACCTTCTTCGACACGCTGCAGGTCGAGAAAAACATCCTCTTCATCATCCTCACGCTCATCGTCATCGTCGCCGCCTTCAACATTATCTCCGGCCTGACCATGCTGGTGAAGGACAAGACGCAGGACATCGCCATTCTGCGCACCATGGGGGCGTCGCGCGGCGCGGTGCTGCGCGTTTTCCTCATCATCGGCGCGTCGATCGGCGTCATGGGCGCCCTCGCGGGCTTCCTGCTCGGCCTGCTGATCGCCAAGAATCTCGACACGATCCGGGTGGCGCTGAACAAGGCTTTCGACGCCAATCTTTTCCCGGCGGAATTCTATTTCCTGTCGCGGCTGCCGGCGATCGTCGACATGCGGGAGGTGACGATGATCGTCGCGATGACTCTGGCGCTCGCCGTTCTCGCCTCGATCTATCCCGCCTGGAAGGCCGCCTCGCTCGATCCGATCGAAGCGCTCCGGCACGAATGAGCGCAGAAGGCCAAGGCATGAGCGACGCCGTTCTCGAATTGCGCAACATCGCCCGGCATTACCGCGAGGGCGAGGCGCGTCTCGACATTCTGGTCGACGCCAATCTCGCCATCTATCCCGGCGAGACGGTGGCCCTCGTCGCGCCCTCGGGCGCGGGAAAATCGACGCTGCTCCATATCGCCGGCCTGCTCGAGCGGCAAGACAGCGGCGAAACCCTGATCAATTCGGCGCCGACCTCCAGCATGAGCGACAATGATCGCACGAGGCTGCGCCGGGACGCCATCGGCTTCATCTACCAGTTCCATCATCTGCTGCCGGAATTCACGGCGCTGGAGAATATCGTCGTGCCGCAGATGATCTGCGGTCTCGCCCGCAAGGAGGCGGAGGCCCGCGCGCAGCAGTTGCTGGAGTATCTGCGGCTTGGGCCGCGCGCCTCGCATCGGCCGTCCGAGTTGTCGGGCGGCGAGCAGCAGCGCGTCGCCATCGCCCGCGCGGTCGCCAATGCGCCGCATCTTCTCCTTGCCGACGAGCCGACCGGCAATCTCGACCCGCGCACGGCGGAACATGTCTTCGCGACGCTGATGACTCTCGCCCGCCACTCCGGACTCGCCGCGCTCATCGCGACCCATAATCTCGACCTCGCCAAACAAATGGACCGCCGCGTAACGCTACGCGACGGTCGCATCGAAGAACTGACGTAAGGCCTCTGCCAGCTGCGCGGTCGACCCCCTCGCGGTGGAGGCGCCGCCGTGGCGGCTCCTCAGCGGGGGGGCCTGCCGATCAGGCGGCCTTCTTCTTGTCGTGGATGAAGTGCTTGTACCACAAGCCGAAGCCCACCGCGGCCGCGGCGCCGAGCACGAGGAAGGTCATCAACTCCTTGTTGGCGGTGAGGCCGACGGAGAAGGGGAAGCGGGCGACATATTCTTTGCTGCCGTCGTCGCTCTTCGCCTTGACGATGCCGATATATTTGCCTTCGTTCACGAAATTGTGGTCGAAGGTCAGCGTGCCGGTCTTGTACTTCTTCGGCGGAGAATAATATTCGGTATTCGCCTCGAGGTTCTCGTTGTCGTCCTTTTGGCCGACGTCGCGCAACACGCGCATCTCGAGGTTCATATCACGCAATTCGTCCTGCTGCGCGTCGAGGGTGATGATGGTCGGGCCCGCATCGGGGATGTCGTCACAGAACTGCTCGCGCGACTTGAGCGGCTGATAGCCCGTGAAGCTCATCGTGTCCGGCCCGATTTTCATCAGGCACTGCCCCTGGTTGGAGCCGACGTCGCCGTGAGCGTGCGCCTGAGCCACCCAACCGACCGTCGCCAACGTCATGGCGACGAGAAAGCGCATTTTCATCTTAGTTTTCTCCCTTACCAATTATTTGCCGCTTCTTGGCCAGCGGGCGCTCCTTTACGTGATCGTCGCCACGGGACGAACCGCAGGACGACCCCTTGCCCGGGCGGGCGGGGAGCCGCCTGATTAGCAGCTTGTGGTTAGCATATATCAATTCAAGGGCGCCTGTCTTGCGACCTTCAGCCACACACGAATGCGCCAAAAGGGTAAAAGCGGCGGCGGGTTCTTATACGCAACGCAAAGCCCCGCAGCAGACGTTTCGCCCAGTGGACCAACGCGAAGCCTTAATGTAAAGGTCAAGTCGGGCTTTCGCCACACCAAACGGCGTCAGCCGACGTCGAACCAGGTCGCGAGTCCCGCGGCTTCATGCTCCAATATGTCGTCGTGGATCGCCCATTTGCCTGGGGCGTCGGCGATGAAGGAGACATGCTTCGTCTTTCCTGCGGGAATGATGACGCCGTTGCGCCAGTACGGCTCCCAGCCGTCGTCGAGATCGTGAAGAAGCCGCATCGCATGCCCGTGCACATGCATAGCGAGCGGAACCTTGGATTTGTTGACATAGCCGAGCGTGACGGGCGTTCCGGGTTTCACCCGGAACAGCGGCGGCCCCTCGTAGCCCTTGGTTGCGGCGCCGTTGATCGTCCAGCCGCCGGCGCCGACGTCGATGGCGAGGTCGACCTTCTTGGCGTTGTTGAGCTTGATTTCCGGCGGCAGCGTCGGATTTTGCGGCAAGGAATAAATGAGGCCGCGCCGTTCGGCCTTGGCTCCCTTGGCCGTCGCCACGAGCAAGTCGCTGTCCGCGCCGCCCCCGCCGCGCAACATGACGCGCGCCTTGGCGCCTTCCGTCGGCGGCATGTCGAAGATGAGTTCGAAGCGCGCGCCGGGCGCGACCGGAATGCTTCGGCGCACCGGCTCGAAAGCGTCGCACGGCTGGCTGTCGATCGCGACGACGAAGGGCTGCACCCCATCGAAGGTCAAAATCATGATGCGGGCGTTGGCGAGATTGGCGAGGCGCAGCCGCACGCGGGAATTGGCTGGAAAGTCGTAGGTCGCCGGCGCCGCCTTGCCGTTGACGGCGAGGAGCGGG
Proteins encoded in this window:
- a CDS encoding ABC transporter ATP-binding protein, encoding MSDAVLELRNIARHYREGEARLDILVDANLAIYPGETVALVAPSGAGKSTLLHIAGLLERQDSGETLINSAPTSSMSDNDRTRLRRDAIGFIYQFHHLLPEFTALENIVVPQMICGLARKEAEARAQQLLEYLRLGPRASHRPSELSGGEQQRVAIARAVANAPHLLLADEPTGNLDPRTAEHVFATLMTLARHSGLAALIATHNLDLAKQMDRRVTLRDGRIEELT
- a CDS encoding multicopper oxidase domain-containing protein produces the protein MPSLDRRAFLSGAAATVLALPAGATAPLGPRALEARPGMAALAPAGETDILGFDGVSPGPVLRYKQGQELNVHFVNKLDLPASIHWHGLRGENAMDGVAPLTQPAVAPGGSFDYRRKLTEPGLFCYRPSVYGKTPELMGRGLKGLLIVDEPEPLPADHDLLLVLDDWRLDAKGKIEGAFGDAAAAQGAGRIGPLLAVNGKAAPATYDFPANSRVRLRLANLANARIMILTFDGVQPFVVAIDSQPCDAFEPVRRSIPVAPGARFELIFDMPPTEGAKARVMLRGGGGADSDLLVATAKGAKAERRGLIYSLPQNPTLPPEIKLNNAKKVDLAIDVGAGGWTINGAATKGYEGPPLFRVKPGTPVTLGYVNKSKVPLAMHVHGHAMRLLHDLDDGWEPYWRNGVIIPAGKTKHVSFIADAPGKWAIHDDILEHEAAGLATWFDVG